A portion of the Achromobacter sp. MFA1 R4 genome contains these proteins:
- the ugpA gene encoding sn-glycerol-3-phosphate ABC transporter permease UgpA, producing MEKRVVFGHKTLPYLLLLPQLIITVVFFFLPAGQAMWQSMRLEDPFGLSSQFVGLDNFIELFSQQAYLDSFRVTAFFSVMVAGVGLAVSLVLAVMADRVIRGAGLYKTLLIWPYAVAPAVVGVLWLFLFSPSVGILAVALRKSGVDWNPRLDGNQAMILVIIAAVWKQVSYNFLFFLAGLQSIPRSLIEAAAIDGASPARRFWTIVFPLLSPTTFFLLVVNIIYAFFDTFAVIDTTTQGGPGTATSILVYKVYSDGFRGLDLGSSAAQSVVLMFIVVALTVVQFRYVDRKVQY from the coding sequence ATGGAAAAACGCGTTGTATTCGGGCACAAGACCTTGCCCTATCTGCTGCTACTGCCGCAGTTGATCATTACCGTGGTGTTCTTCTTCCTGCCCGCCGGACAAGCCATGTGGCAGTCCATGCGCCTTGAAGACCCCTTCGGCCTGTCCTCGCAGTTCGTTGGCCTGGACAACTTCATCGAATTATTCTCGCAGCAGGCCTACCTGGATTCGTTCCGCGTGACGGCCTTCTTCTCGGTCATGGTAGCGGGCGTCGGCCTGGCCGTGTCCCTGGTGCTGGCCGTGATGGCCGACCGCGTGATCCGCGGCGCCGGACTCTACAAGACCCTGCTCATCTGGCCCTATGCCGTCGCGCCCGCCGTGGTCGGCGTGCTGTGGCTGTTCCTGTTCTCGCCTTCCGTCGGCATCCTGGCCGTGGCCCTGCGCAAGTCGGGCGTGGACTGGAACCCCCGCCTGGACGGCAACCAGGCCATGATCCTGGTGATCATCGCGGCCGTCTGGAAGCAGGTCTCCTACAACTTCCTGTTCTTCCTGGCCGGCCTGCAATCGATTCCGCGCTCGCTGATCGAAGCCGCCGCGATCGACGGCGCCAGCCCGGCGCGCCGCTTCTGGACCATCGTCTTCCCGCTGCTGTCGCCCACCACGTTCTTCCTGCTGGTGGTCAACATCATCTACGCCTTCTTCGATACCTTCGCCGTGATCGACACGACGACGCAAGGCGGACCGGGCACGGCGACCTCGATCCTGGTCTACAAGGTGTACAGCGACGGCTTCCGCGGCCTGGACCTCGGTTCGTCCGCCGCCCAGTCCGTCGTCCTGATGTTCATTGTGGTTGCCTTGACGGTCGTGCAGTTCCGCTACGTCGACCGCAAAGTGCAGTATTGA
- the ugpE gene encoding sn-glycerol-3-phosphate ABC transporter permease UgpE, translating into MVERRPWLDILAHVILLCGVAMVAFPLYVTFVASTQTAQEVAQAPMSLIPGPHFVDNYMKALFGGSSGGSSGAPVGRMMYVSLIMALAISLGKIAISLLSAFAVVYFRFPGRMFFFWMIFVTLMLPVEVRIAPTYKVVADLGLLNSYAGLTLPLIASATATFLFRQFFLTVPDELIEAARIDGAGPVRFFRDVLLPLSKTSIAALFVIQFIYGWNQYLWPLLVTTQEDMYPVVIGIKRMISGGDSVTEWNITMATAMLAMIPPALVVILMQKWFVKGLVDTEK; encoded by the coding sequence ATGGTTGAACGCCGTCCCTGGCTGGATATTCTGGCCCACGTCATTCTGCTTTGCGGCGTGGCGATGGTGGCATTTCCGCTCTACGTCACTTTCGTCGCGTCCACCCAGACCGCGCAGGAAGTCGCTCAGGCGCCGATGTCCCTGATCCCCGGTCCGCACTTCGTGGACAACTACATGAAAGCCCTGTTCGGCGGATCGTCCGGCGGTTCGTCGGGCGCGCCCGTCGGCCGCATGATGTACGTGAGCCTGATCATGGCGCTGGCGATCTCGCTCGGCAAGATCGCCATCTCGCTGCTGTCGGCATTCGCGGTCGTGTACTTCCGCTTTCCTGGCCGCATGTTCTTTTTCTGGATGATCTTCGTCACGCTGATGCTGCCGGTCGAAGTCCGCATCGCGCCCACCTACAAGGTCGTGGCCGATCTGGGGCTGCTCAACAGCTACGCCGGCCTGACGCTGCCGCTCATCGCGTCGGCCACGGCGACGTTCCTGTTCCGCCAGTTCTTCCTGACGGTGCCGGACGAGCTGATCGAGGCCGCGCGCATCGACGGCGCGGGGCCCGTGCGGTTCTTCCGCGACGTGCTGCTGCCGCTGTCCAAGACCAGCATCGCCGCCCTGTTCGTGATCCAGTTCATCTACGGCTGGAACCAATACCTGTGGCCGCTGCTCGTCACCACCCAGGAAGACATGTACCCCGTCGTCATCGGCATCAAGCGGATGATCAGCGGCGGCGACAGCGTGACCGAATGGAACATCACCATGGCCACTGCCATGCTCGCCATGATCCCGCCGGCGCTGGTCGTCATCCTGATGCAGAAATGGTTCGTCAAGGGCTTGGTCGACACCGAGAAATGA
- a CDS encoding sn-glycerol-3-phosphate import ATP-binding protein UgpC, with translation MATLSFRNVKKTYAGNVPVIHGIDMDVKDGEFIVIVGPSGCGKSTLMRMVAGLETVTSGEIVIDDKVVNTLEPAERDIAMVFQNYALYPHMTVFENMAYGLKIRKFSKDEIKKRVDIAAQILELGHLLDRRPRALSGGQRQRVAMGRAIVREPKVFLFDEPLSNLDAKLRVAMRLEIMKLHRRLGTTSLYVTHDQVEAMTLAHRMIVMYQGVPEQIGTPMEVFEKPASTFVAGFIGSPPMNLMEVQVAGDGTVKTADGNDLEISPLQVPSQVRGRKVIMGMRPEHMLLNTQGIPAEVEMVETLGSEQLVHCRCGKSTLVVRCTTRQLSESSAKVGARVNVGPDGRHPLHWFEADTGRRVQGL, from the coding sequence ATGGCTACTCTCAGCTTCCGCAACGTCAAGAAAACCTATGCCGGCAACGTGCCGGTCATCCATGGCATCGACATGGACGTCAAGGACGGTGAATTCATCGTCATCGTCGGCCCGTCGGGCTGCGGCAAATCCACGCTGATGCGCATGGTCGCCGGCCTGGAGACCGTCACCAGCGGCGAAATCGTCATCGACGACAAGGTGGTCAACACCCTGGAACCGGCCGAACGCGACATCGCGATGGTGTTCCAGAACTACGCGCTCTACCCGCACATGACCGTGTTCGAGAACATGGCGTACGGCTTGAAGATCCGCAAATTCTCCAAGGACGAGATCAAAAAGCGCGTCGACATCGCCGCGCAGATCCTCGAACTGGGCCACCTGCTGGACCGCCGTCCGCGCGCCCTCTCGGGCGGCCAGCGCCAGCGCGTCGCCATGGGCCGCGCCATCGTGCGCGAACCCAAGGTGTTCCTGTTCGACGAGCCGCTGTCCAACCTGGACGCCAAGCTGCGCGTGGCGATGCGCCTTGAAATCATGAAGCTGCATCGCCGCCTGGGCACCACCAGCCTGTACGTCACGCACGACCAGGTCGAGGCCATGACGCTGGCGCATCGCATGATCGTCATGTACCAGGGCGTGCCCGAGCAGATCGGCACCCCGATGGAAGTCTTCGAAAAGCCCGCCTCCACGTTCGTGGCCGGCTTCATCGGCTCGCCTCCGATGAACCTCATGGAAGTGCAGGTGGCCGGCGACGGCACGGTCAAGACGGCCGACGGCAACGACCTCGAAATCTCGCCGCTGCAGGTGCCTTCGCAGGTGCGCGGCCGCAAGGTCATCATGGGCATGCGTCCCGAGCACATGCTGCTCAATACGCAGGGCATTCCCGCCGAAGTCGAAATGGTCGAAACCCTGGGCTCGGAACAGCTCGTCCACTGCCGCTGCGGCAAGAGCACCCTGGTGGTGCGCTGCACGACGCGCCAGTTGTCCGAGTCGTCCGCCAAGGTCGGCGCCCGCGTCAATGTCGGCCCCGATGGCCGCCATCCCCTGCACTGGTTCGAAGCCGACACGGGCCGCCGCGTACAAGGCCTGTAA
- a CDS encoding branched-chain amino acid ABC transporter substrate-binding protein, producing the protein MKPVFRLTPVIAALGVAAGLAFGAAAHAQTIKIGVVGPTTGAVTQYGDMVREGVDTAVERINAAGGVNGKKLETVVIDDGCEPKQGPVAANRVVNSKIGFVVGHVCSGATIAAADIYNNEGVVMITPSATSPALTDGKNYEFIFRTIGRDDQQGPAAAKFILEKIKPKKVAVLHDKQSYGQGIATAVKNDLEKGGVTVAVFEGINAGDSDYSAVITKLKSQGVDFVYYGGYHPEMGLLLRQSAEQGVKAKWMGPEGTGNPDINAIAGDAVEGMLLTLPADFTQNAANADIVKAFEAKKRNAGGAFQMTAYTATQLIADGIKGAGSDDPTKVAKYLHSNTFDTPIGKVSWNKQGDLTNFQFDVFTWHKDGSKTVYK; encoded by the coding sequence ATGAAGCCAGTATTCCGTCTGACCCCGGTCATAGCAGCGCTGGGCGTCGCCGCTGGTTTGGCGTTTGGCGCGGCCGCGCACGCGCAGACCATCAAGATCGGCGTCGTCGGCCCCACCACCGGCGCGGTCACGCAGTATGGCGATATGGTCCGTGAAGGGGTCGATACCGCGGTCGAGCGCATCAATGCCGCCGGCGGCGTCAATGGCAAGAAGCTGGAAACCGTCGTAATCGACGACGGCTGCGAGCCCAAGCAGGGCCCCGTCGCCGCCAACCGCGTGGTCAACAGCAAGATCGGTTTCGTGGTGGGCCACGTGTGCTCGGGCGCGACGATCGCCGCTGCCGACATCTACAACAACGAAGGCGTGGTGATGATCACCCCGTCCGCCACGTCGCCGGCCCTGACCGACGGCAAGAACTACGAGTTCATCTTCCGCACCATCGGCCGCGACGACCAGCAAGGCCCCGCCGCCGCCAAGTTCATCCTCGAAAAGATCAAGCCCAAGAAGGTCGCCGTGCTGCACGACAAGCAGTCGTATGGCCAGGGCATCGCCACCGCGGTCAAGAATGACCTCGAGAAGGGCGGCGTGACCGTTGCCGTCTTCGAAGGCATCAACGCTGGCGACAGCGACTATTCGGCGGTCATCACCAAGCTCAAGAGCCAGGGCGTGGACTTCGTCTATTACGGCGGCTATCACCCCGAGATGGGGCTGCTGCTGCGCCAGTCGGCCGAGCAGGGCGTGAAGGCCAAGTGGATGGGGCCGGAAGGCACCGGCAACCCGGACATCAACGCCATTGCGGGCGACGCCGTCGAAGGCATGCTGCTGACGCTGCCGGCGGACTTCACCCAGAACGCCGCCAACGCCGACATCGTGAAGGCGTTCGAAGCCAAGAAGCGCAATGCCGGCGGCGCGTTCCAGATGACCGCCTACACGGCCACCCAGCTCATCGCGGACGGCATCAAGGGCGCGGGCTCGGACGATCCCACCAAGGTCGCGAAGTACCTGCATTCGAACACCTTCGACACGCCGATCGGCAAGGTGTCGTGGAACAAGCAGGGCGACCTGACGAACTTCCAGTTCGACGTGTTCACCTGGCACAAGGACGGCTCCAAGACCGTCTACAAGTAA
- a CDS encoding alpha/beta hydrolase — protein MRLQPIIVPGWKNSGPDHWQSRWQAVMPHARRIEQHDWDNPCAADWISSLTASVDEARSPVLLIAHSLGCLISAALPVPLRAKVAGALLVAPADVERPDTPPSLRGFAPVPRQPLPFQSVVVASDNDPYCSLDRAMAFAADWGSRIVVIPGAGHLNADSGLADWPQGLKLLGALRRRASWRIPPPPKRIPPIPLYGL, from the coding sequence ATGAGACTCCAACCGATAATCGTCCCGGGCTGGAAAAACTCCGGTCCCGATCACTGGCAATCCCGTTGGCAGGCCGTCATGCCCCATGCCCGGCGCATCGAGCAGCACGATTGGGACAACCCGTGCGCCGCCGATTGGATTTCCAGCCTGACCGCCAGCGTCGACGAAGCGCGCAGCCCCGTGCTGCTCATCGCGCACAGCCTCGGCTGCCTGATCAGCGCCGCGCTGCCCGTGCCCCTTCGCGCCAAGGTCGCCGGCGCGCTGCTCGTCGCGCCCGCGGACGTCGAACGTCCCGACACCCCGCCATCCCTGCGCGGCTTCGCCCCGGTTCCCCGCCAGCCCCTGCCGTTCCAGAGCGTGGTGGTCGCCAGCGATAACGATCCCTACTGCTCGCTGGACCGCGCCATGGCTTTCGCGGCCGACTGGGGCAGCCGCATCGTCGTCATCCCGGGCGCCGGCCACCTCAATGCGGACAGCGGCCTTGCCGACTGGCCGCAAGGATTGAAACTGCTGGGCGCCCTGCGGCGCAGAGCCTCCTGGCGTATCCCCCCGCCCCCCAAACGCATCCCGCCCATTCCGTTGTACGGACTGTAG